A genome region from Columba livia isolate bColLiv1 breed racing homer chromosome 2, bColLiv1.pat.W.v2, whole genome shotgun sequence includes the following:
- the TP53INP1 gene encoding tumor protein p53-inducible nuclear protein 1 isoform X4: MFQRLNNMLMGEINSLSSQEPEFSEKEDDEWILVDFIDACTNCSVEEADITEASVVDGSPVFSCLPSPLEHLPEAGESCFIQFESCPMEESWFITPPPCFTAGGLTTIKVETSPMENLLIEHPSMSVYAVHNTCHSLNETGCGDEEFHSPGSPRAKKSCLRHTGTTGGPK, translated from the exons ATGTTCCAGAGGTTAAATAACATGCTCATGGGAGAGATTAATAGCTTGTCCAGCCAAGAGCCAGAGTTCAGTGAGAAAGAAGATGACGAGTGGATTCTGGTTGACTTTATAG ACGCTTGCACTAATTGCTCCGTGGAGGAAGCAGACATCACTGAAGCATCGGTAGTGGATGGCTCACCCGTCTTCTCTTGTTTACCGTCCCCCTTGGAACACTTGCCAGAAGCCGGCGAGTCTTGCTTCATCCAGTTCGAGTCATGTCCCATGGAGGAGAGCTGGTTTATCACCCCACCCCCATGTTTTACTGCAGGTGGATTAACCACTATTAAGGTGGAAACCAGTCCGATGGAGAACCTCCTCATAGAGCATCCCAGCATGTCTGTGTATGCTGTCCACAATACCTGTCACAGCCTTAATGAGACTGGATGTGGCGATGAGGAGTTTCACAGCCCAGGTAGTCCCAG
- the TP53INP1 gene encoding tumor protein p53-inducible nuclear protein 1 isoform X3, with amino-acid sequence MFQRLNNMLMGEINSLSSQEPEFSEKEDDEWILVDFIADACTNCSVEEADITEASVVDGSPVFSCLPSPLEHLPEAGESCFIQFESCPMEESWFITPPPCFTAGGLTTIKVETSPMENLLIEHPSMSVYAVHNTCHSLNETGCGDEEFHSPGSPRAKKSCLRHTGTTGGPK; translated from the exons ATGTTCCAGAGGTTAAATAACATGCTCATGGGAGAGATTAATAGCTTGTCCAGCCAAGAGCCAGAGTTCAGTGAGAAAGAAGATGACGAGTGGATTCTGGTTGACTTTATAG CAGACGCTTGCACTAATTGCTCCGTGGAGGAAGCAGACATCACTGAAGCATCGGTAGTGGATGGCTCACCCGTCTTCTCTTGTTTACCGTCCCCCTTGGAACACTTGCCAGAAGCCGGCGAGTCTTGCTTCATCCAGTTCGAGTCATGTCCCATGGAGGAGAGCTGGTTTATCACCCCACCCCCATGTTTTACTGCAGGTGGATTAACCACTATTAAGGTGGAAACCAGTCCGATGGAGAACCTCCTCATAGAGCATCCCAGCATGTCTGTGTATGCTGTCCACAATACCTGTCACAGCCTTAATGAGACTGGATGTGGCGATGAGGAGTTTCACAGCCCAGGTAGTCCCAG